A window of Komagataeibacter medellinensis NBRC 3288 contains these coding sequences:
- a CDS encoding nitrite/sulfite reductase, which yields MSTDTTTLPVGRYAYDQVDRTFLSQRVAQFREQVARRVAGDLSEDEFKPLRLMNGLYLQLHAYMLRVAVPYGMMGADQMRALAHIARTYDRDYGHFTTRQNMQFNWIRLEDTPDILEHLARVDMHAIQTSGNCIRNVTCDEFAGAAADELLDPRIHAEILRQWSTLHPEFTFLPRKFKIAISGSPHDRVAARFHDIGLVAHPGPQGRPVFDVFVGGGLGRTPVIGVKLRDSLPEEDLLAYLEAIVRVYNGYGRRDNMYKARIKILMQALGIEAFREKVDAEFMLMNRADYRLEPAIVEGIRARFGIPPLTAPADAEQALAASRKADPAFDRWVRTNTHPHRHEGFICAVISVKPDGGIPGDITADQMDLVADLADSHSFGEIRVTHMQNVVLGHVRKDQLHDLWRKLAAANLATPNIGLVGDIIACPGLDYCALANARSIPIAQKLSARFANPELQERIGPLNINISGCINACGHHHAGHIGILGVDKRGQEFFQLTLGGSAGGDVAIGQIIGPALPEDETVDAIARLIDTYLVLRHDNEQFLDTYRRLGATSFKDAVYASA from the coding sequence ATGTCCACTGACACCACGACCCTGCCGGTGGGGCGGTACGCCTATGACCAGGTGGACCGCACCTTCCTTTCCCAGCGCGTGGCCCAGTTCCGCGAACAGGTCGCCCGCCGCGTGGCAGGCGACCTGAGCGAGGACGAGTTCAAGCCGCTGCGCCTGATGAACGGGCTGTATCTGCAACTGCACGCCTACATGCTGCGCGTGGCCGTGCCCTATGGCATGATGGGTGCCGACCAGATGCGCGCGCTGGCTCATATCGCCCGCACGTATGACCGGGATTACGGGCACTTCACCACCCGCCAGAACATGCAGTTCAACTGGATCCGGCTGGAGGATACGCCCGATATCCTTGAACATCTGGCCCGCGTGGATATGCATGCCATCCAGACCAGCGGCAACTGCATCCGTAACGTGACGTGCGATGAGTTTGCAGGCGCTGCCGCCGATGAACTGCTCGACCCGCGCATCCATGCCGAGATCCTGCGCCAGTGGTCCACGCTGCACCCGGAATTCACCTTCCTGCCGCGCAAGTTCAAGATCGCAATCAGCGGCAGCCCGCATGACCGGGTAGCCGCGCGCTTCCACGATATCGGGCTGGTGGCGCATCCCGGACCGCAGGGGCGGCCGGTGTTTGATGTATTCGTGGGTGGCGGGCTTGGCCGTACGCCGGTCATTGGCGTCAAGCTGCGCGACAGCCTGCCCGAAGAAGACCTGCTGGCCTACCTTGAGGCAATCGTGCGCGTGTACAATGGCTATGGCCGCCGCGACAACATGTATAAGGCCCGCATCAAGATCCTGATGCAGGCCCTCGGGATCGAGGCATTCCGGGAAAAGGTGGATGCGGAATTCATGCTGATGAACCGCGCGGACTACCGGCTTGAACCTGCCATTGTGGAGGGCATCCGGGCACGCTTTGGCATCCCGCCGCTTACTGCCCCGGCGGATGCGGAACAGGCACTGGCAGCCAGCCGCAAGGCCGACCCGGCCTTTGACCGCTGGGTACGCACCAACACCCATCCCCACCGGCATGAAGGCTTCATCTGCGCGGTAATCTCGGTCAAGCCCGATGGCGGCATTCCCGGTGACATCACGGCCGACCAGATGGACCTTGTGGCTGATCTGGCGGACAGCCACTCCTTTGGCGAAATCCGCGTAACCCACATGCAGAACGTGGTGCTGGGCCATGTGCGCAAGGACCAGTTGCACGACCTGTGGCGCAAGCTGGCGGCAGCCAACCTGGCTACCCCCAATATCGGGCTGGTGGGCGATATCATCGCCTGTCCGGGGCTGGATTACTGCGCGCTGGCCAATGCGCGCTCCATCCCCATTGCACAGAAGCTGAGCGCACGCTTCGCCAATCCCGAACTACAGGAGCGCATCGGGCCGCTCAACATCAACATCTCGGGCTGCATCAACGCCTGCGGCCACCACCATGCAGGGCATATCGGCATTCTGGGCGTAGACAAGCGCGGGCAGGAATTCTTCCAGCTTACCCTTGGCGGCTCGGCCGGGGGGGATGTTGCCATCGGCCAGATCATCGGCCCGGCCCTGCCGGAAGATGAAACCGTGGATGCCATTGCCCGGCTGATCGATACCTACCTGGTACTGCGCCATGACAATGAGCAGTTTCTCGACACCTACCGGCGCCTTGGCGCCACCAGCTTCAAGGATGCCGTCTATGCCTCTGCTTGA
- a CDS encoding DUF934 domain-containing protein, producing MPLLENGHVTQDRWHMTAEGEALPEGPVIVPLERLEEGLARAGNAPLGVAIAPDVDVAVLRTALPRLALVAVTFPSFRDGRAFTQARALREHLGFTGEIRATGKPLPDQYEFLLRCGVTTVQTERAEDISVWQQAHEIITIAYQPSTLHERPQGLGLRRFLN from the coding sequence ATGCCTCTGCTTGAGAACGGCCATGTCACGCAGGACCGCTGGCACATGACGGCGGAAGGCGAGGCCCTGCCCGAAGGCCCGGTGATCGTGCCCCTCGAACGACTGGAAGAGGGGCTTGCCCGCGCGGGTAATGCCCCACTGGGCGTGGCCATTGCGCCGGATGTGGATGTGGCGGTGCTACGCACGGCCCTGCCGCGTCTGGCACTGGTGGCGGTGACCTTCCCCTCTTTCCGTGATGGACGGGCCTTTACGCAGGCGCGCGCCCTGCGTGAGCACCTGGGCTTTACGGGCGAAATCCGCGCAACCGGCAAGCCGCTGCCAGACCAGTACGAGTTCCTGCTACGTTGCGGCGTAACCACCGTGCAGACCGAACGGGCGGAAGATATCAGTGTGTGGCAGCAGGCGCATGAGATCATTACCATCGCCTATCAGCCTTCTACCCTGCATGAGCGCCCGCAGGGGCTGGGGCTACGCCGCTTCCTGAACTGA
- a CDS encoding 3-deoxy-D-manno-octulosonic acid transferase, which yields MTENPCGALLGAGWWAVAALLAPLLRVNLRRRARRGREIVACLPQRRGIASQKRPTGRIIWLHAASVGENVAIVPVIGRLVVSHPQLHVLVTTGTVTGADVLMTRLADMPGHERVIHQFAPLDVPRWIDRFLAHWQPDVAALVESELWPNLINACQHRRIALALVNGRMSDRSLAGWRRAHCLLRRMLSAFAWVMARSTEDAERLIHSGASRIALVADLKDAAPALPCNPAELALLRHRLAGRPVWIAASTHPGEDVIIMAAAELVRHAVPDALGILIPRHPERGTEIAAMSAPAPPRRTLEQWPAAHDSLWIVDTLGETGLFYSLSAPVVLGNSLPGCAGGGHNPNEPARMGCPIAHGPQTGNFRVAYTRLGNSVRCVNTAADIARWVIPLLQQPASARALGARTRALAAPDPEIADQVARALVALGNE from the coding sequence ATGACGGAGAATCCATGTGGTGCCCTTCTGGGCGCGGGGTGGTGGGCGGTGGCCGCCCTTCTGGCCCCGCTCCTGCGCGTGAATCTGCGCAGGCGGGCACGACGTGGCAGGGAAATCGTAGCCTGCCTGCCTCAGCGGCGAGGCATTGCAAGCCAGAAAAGGCCAACAGGCCGGATCATATGGCTGCATGCCGCCAGCGTGGGGGAAAACGTGGCCATCGTACCGGTCATCGGGCGTCTGGTGGTCTCTCACCCCCAGCTTCATGTCCTTGTCACCACCGGCACCGTAACCGGGGCGGACGTGCTGATGACCCGTCTGGCCGACATGCCGGGGCATGAGCGCGTGATCCACCAGTTCGCCCCGCTGGACGTTCCGCGCTGGATTGACCGCTTTCTGGCCCACTGGCAGCCTGATGTGGCTGCACTGGTGGAAAGCGAACTGTGGCCCAACCTGATCAATGCCTGTCAGCACCGCCGCATTGCGCTGGCGCTGGTCAACGGGCGGATGTCCGACCGGTCGCTTGCCGGGTGGCGCAGGGCACACTGCCTTCTACGTCGCATGCTATCCGCCTTTGCATGGGTCATGGCCCGTAGCACTGAAGATGCCGAGCGGCTCATACATAGCGGCGCATCACGCATTGCCCTTGTGGCCGACCTGAAGGACGCGGCCCCCGCCCTGCCCTGCAATCCTGCGGAACTGGCCCTGCTACGCCACCGGCTTGCAGGCCGCCCGGTCTGGATCGCAGCGTCAACCCATCCCGGTGAGGACGTGATCATCATGGCGGCGGCGGAGCTGGTGCGCCATGCCGTGCCCGATGCACTGGGCATCCTGATCCCCCGCCACCCCGAACGCGGCACCGAAATCGCGGCCATGAGCGCACCAGCCCCACCACGCCGGACTCTGGAGCAATGGCCTGCCGCTCATGATAGCCTATGGATCGTGGATACGTTAGGTGAAACCGGCCTGTTCTACAGCCTTTCCGCCCCGGTTGTGCTGGGTAACAGCCTGCCCGGCTGCGCAGGCGGCGGCCACAACCCGAATGAGCCTGCCCGTATGGGCTGCCCCATAGCCCACGGGCCACAGACCGGCAATTTTCGCGTAGCCTACACCCGGCTGGGCAACAGCGTGCGGTGCGTGAACACCGCAGCCGATATCGCGAGATGGGTCATCCCCCTCCTGCAACAACCCGCTTCCGCGCGTGCACTGGGCGCACGGACCCGCGCCCTTGCCGCACCTGATCCTGAAATTGCAGACCAGGTCGCCCGTGCGCTTGTTGCCCTGGGGAACGAATGA
- the lpxK gene encoding tetraacyldisaccharide 4'-kinase, with protein MRAPAFWWHPPSHPGWAARLLTPLGWLYGAATAYRLRGAGWSAPVPVLCCGNIGAGGAGKTPLGLDLAQRAIARGRRPAFLSRGYGGRAAQSTRVDTTRHTARDVGDEPLLLARVAPCYVGTDRAQTARRAIAEGADCLIMDDGLQNPTLHPDVALVVVDGQAGFGNGRLLPAGPLREPVRTGLARAQGTVIIGTDEYGVTRWLKPGYPCFTATLQQDVCNVPHGRPIIAFAGIGRPAKFFNGLARMGISPLRCIGFADHHAYSQADWQRLQALAMRHDACLVTTPKDAVRLPALWQQQVHTVGLTLSWTAPTMPTHILDLWLDRKDG; from the coding sequence ATGCGGGCGCCGGCCTTCTGGTGGCACCCCCCTTCACATCCCGGGTGGGCCGCGCGCCTACTTACCCCGCTGGGATGGCTTTACGGGGCAGCTACCGCGTACCGGTTACGCGGCGCGGGCTGGAGCGCACCTGTGCCGGTCCTGTGCTGCGGTAATATTGGTGCAGGTGGTGCGGGCAAGACACCGCTGGGGCTTGACCTGGCGCAGCGTGCCATTGCGCGCGGGCGCAGGCCGGCTTTCCTGTCGCGCGGCTATGGCGGCCGGGCCGCACAGAGCACGCGGGTGGACACCACACGCCACACCGCGCGCGATGTAGGCGATGAACCACTCCTGCTAGCCCGGGTCGCCCCCTGCTACGTGGGTACCGACCGGGCGCAGACCGCACGCCGGGCCATTGCGGAAGGTGCGGACTGCCTGATCATGGATGATGGATTGCAGAATCCCACCCTGCACCCTGATGTAGCCCTGGTGGTGGTGGACGGGCAGGCAGGGTTCGGCAACGGACGGTTACTGCCAGCCGGACCACTGCGTGAACCCGTGCGGACCGGGCTTGCACGCGCACAGGGTACCGTCATCATCGGAACGGATGAATACGGCGTGACGCGCTGGCTGAAACCGGGCTACCCCTGTTTTACAGCCACACTGCAACAGGATGTGTGCAACGTGCCACATGGGCGGCCGATCATCGCCTTTGCCGGTATCGGCCGACCCGCCAAATTTTTTAACGGACTGGCCCGCATGGGCATTTCCCCCCTGCGCTGTATCGGCTTTGCCGACCACCATGCCTACAGCCAGGCGGACTGGCAGCGCTTACAGGCGCTGGCCATGCGGCATGATGCCTGTCTTGTAACCACCCCAAAGGATGCCGTGCGCCTGCCTGCCCTCTGGCAGCAGCAGGTCCACACGGTTGGACTGACCCTGTCATGGACCGCCCCCACCATGCCCACGCACATACTGGACCTGTGGCTGGACAGGAAAGATGGATGA
- a CDS encoding LpxL/LpxP family acyltransferase: MTRTAPSRPITLQMRLEAAFVRVLLALFRRIGPVRASNLGGWLCRTVGPRLPVSRVADANLRRSMPELDGSMRRAVIYDMWDNIGRNAGEFPHLATLPRNSGPGPGWDVVGEEHLVAQAARGGPTIFVSGHIGNWEMLPPVVARYGLPFSSFYRAPNNPLVDRVLCDLRDEAMGQPVPLFAKGARGARGALGHILRGGHLGMLVDQKMNDGVEARFFDQPAMTAGAMAAMALKLRCPVIPGYVERLGPARLRIHVLPPLDLPDGGNRIQDQMNLTQRVNDWLEGTIRQHPGSWLWLHRRWNVQLPNNMPKI, translated from the coding sequence ATGACCCGAACAGCACCCTCCCGCCCCATTACCCTGCAGATGCGTCTTGAGGCCGCTTTCGTACGCGTATTGCTGGCCCTGTTCCGCCGGATCGGCCCGGTCCGCGCCTCCAATCTGGGGGGATGGCTATGCCGCACGGTGGGGCCACGCCTGCCGGTCTCACGCGTGGCTGACGCCAACCTGCGCCGGTCCATGCCCGAACTTGATGGCTCCATGCGCCGCGCGGTCATATACGACATGTGGGACAATATCGGCCGCAATGCAGGGGAATTCCCGCATCTGGCCACCCTGCCCCGCAACAGTGGTCCCGGCCCCGGCTGGGACGTGGTGGGGGAAGAACACCTTGTGGCGCAGGCGGCACGCGGGGGGCCGACCATTTTCGTGTCTGGCCATATCGGCAACTGGGAAATGCTGCCACCTGTGGTAGCGCGTTACGGCCTGCCATTTTCCTCATTCTACCGCGCACCGAACAACCCGCTGGTTGACCGGGTTCTGTGCGACCTGCGTGACGAAGCCATGGGTCAACCCGTACCCCTGTTTGCCAAAGGCGCACGGGGAGCACGCGGCGCGCTAGGGCATATCCTGCGCGGGGGGCATCTTGGTATGCTGGTGGACCAGAAAATGAATGACGGCGTAGAAGCCCGATTCTTTGACCAGCCCGCCATGACCGCAGGTGCCATGGCGGCCATGGCGCTGAAGCTGCGCTGCCCGGTCATTCCCGGTTATGTCGAACGCCTTGGCCCGGCCCGCCTGCGCATCCATGTGTTGCCCCCGCTTGACCTCCCCGATGGCGGCAACCGGATTCAGGACCAGATGAACCTGACGCAACGCGTAAATGACTGGCTGGAAGGCACCATACGGCAGCATCCGGGAAGCTGGCTATGGCTACACCGCCGATGGAATGTGCAATTGCCTAATAATATGCCTAAAATTTAA
- a CDS encoding penicillin-binding protein activator yields the protein MRRQTFGTQMQGQDADSASPRAACKRLLLAGLAVSALTACASGGGSHHAPRAGRNVGVLLPLSGSNARLGQEMLTATRMAMDTPTAPTLDVHDTAAPGSSAGAAAQAAIAAGDGLILGPLTADETIQTAKVSVPASIPVLAFTSDISVVQPGVWALGIAPEQQVRRMVLAAHQQGRQHFAAFLPNNRLGQALGQALQRVCDENGIQSPRIMFHDSTQDAITANLKTLSAYDSRAAAAPPQPAPDAPAQTDATAAIDPANPDGAPPPSPPVAQDAPVAALPPPPFDALLLGDTGLQLGQVINALALAHVDSTQVQIMGPGLWAAFASKLGALQGAWYAAPDPASRQAFVQQFMARYHHMPTPLADLTYDSAALVKALDQSRPAGSPNGYSVQALTRPDGFGGVDGAFGFLENGRTRRDLAIFQIVPNGGGRMVIPPAGRLRRSAN from the coding sequence ATGAGGCGTCAGACATTCGGAACCCAGATGCAAGGACAGGATGCTGATTCTGCCTCTCCGCGCGCCGCATGCAAGCGCTTATTGCTGGCCGGGCTGGCCGTATCGGCCCTGACCGCCTGCGCCAGCGGTGGCGGCTCCCACCACGCACCGCGTGCCGGGCGCAACGTGGGCGTGTTGCTGCCACTGAGCGGAAGCAATGCGCGCCTGGGCCAGGAAATGCTAACCGCCACCCGCATGGCCATGGATACCCCGACTGCCCCCACGCTGGACGTGCATGACACGGCTGCCCCCGGCAGCAGTGCAGGAGCCGCCGCACAGGCCGCCATTGCGGCAGGGGACGGTCTGATCCTTGGCCCGCTCACCGCAGACGAGACCATCCAGACCGCGAAGGTGAGCGTGCCCGCCAGCATCCCGGTACTGGCCTTTACCAGCGATATTTCAGTTGTCCAGCCCGGCGTATGGGCACTGGGCATAGCGCCCGAACAGCAGGTGCGGCGCATGGTCCTGGCGGCACATCAACAGGGGCGGCAGCATTTCGCGGCCTTCCTGCCCAATAACCGTCTGGGTCAGGCGCTAGGTCAGGCATTGCAGCGGGTCTGTGATGAAAACGGCATCCAGTCCCCCCGGATCATGTTCCACGACAGCACGCAGGATGCCATTACGGCCAACCTGAAAACCCTGTCAGCCTATGACAGCCGTGCCGCCGCTGCGCCCCCCCAGCCCGCTCCTGACGCCCCGGCCCAGACCGATGCCACCGCCGCCATTGATCCCGCCAATCCTGATGGGGCGCCGCCCCCATCGCCACCCGTGGCACAGGATGCGCCTGTGGCCGCCCTGCCACCGCCGCCCTTCGATGCGTTGCTGCTGGGGGATACGGGGCTGCAACTGGGGCAGGTTATCAACGCCCTGGCGCTGGCGCATGTTGACAGCACGCAGGTGCAGATCATGGGGCCCGGCCTGTGGGCGGCATTTGCCAGCAAGTTGGGCGCGTTGCAGGGAGCCTGGTATGCAGCCCCAGATCCGGCCAGCAGGCAGGCCTTCGTGCAGCAGTTCATGGCGCGCTACCACCACATGCCAACCCCGCTGGCAGACCTGACCTATGATTCGGCCGCACTGGTCAAGGCATTGGACCAGAGCCGTCCGGCCGGTAGCCCCAATGGTTATTCCGTACAGGCCCTGACCCGGCCAGATGGCTTTGGCGGGGTGGATGGTGCGTTCGGTTTTCTGGAAAATGGCCGCACAAGGCGTGATCTGGCCATATTCCAGATTGTGCCGAATGGCGGTGGCAGGATGGTCATTCCCCCCGCAGGCAGGCTGCGCCGCAGTGCCAACTAG
- the rsmI gene encoding 16S rRNA (cytidine(1402)-2'-O)-methyltransferase, which produces MSDASSSSPSKSQHATEHPAATSHDPVHSGESSLRHDANAPDTVSVMHHDGELVLVATPIGNLGDISRRAIETLQASDLILCEDTRTSARLLREYGIHTRTRPLHDHNEDRQIPALLHALGAGQRIAVISDAGTPLMSDPGYRLVRAVVAEGVRVSAVPGPNAAIMALTLSGLPPHPFMFSGFLPPREAARREVLAQLHAAECAGLAATLIWHEAPHRLAEMLATLADVLGPARPAAVARELTKRFEEVRRGTLADLAAHYGEHAARGEITVVVGPPLASDSTTDDLDSQLRAALRTLSVKDAAALVAGITSLPRRTVYARALELARGAS; this is translated from the coding sequence ATGTCTGACGCCTCATCTTCCTCGCCTTCAAAATCTCAACATGCCACGGAACATCCGGCGGCTACTTCCCATGATCCGGTTCATAGCGGAGAATCTTCCCTCCGTCATGATGCGAACGCGCCAGATACTGTTTCGGTCATGCATCATGATGGCGAGCTTGTCCTTGTCGCAACACCCATTGGCAATCTGGGTGACATAAGCCGCCGCGCGATCGAGACCCTGCAGGCCAGCGACCTGATCCTGTGCGAGGACACGCGCACCAGCGCGCGCCTGCTGCGCGAATACGGCATTCATACCAGAACCCGCCCGCTGCATGATCATAACGAGGACCGCCAGATCCCTGCCCTGCTCCATGCCCTTGGGGCGGGACAGCGCATTGCCGTGATATCGGATGCGGGCACGCCACTCATGTCGGACCCCGGTTACCGCCTGGTGCGCGCGGTCGTGGCCGAAGGAGTACGGGTCAGCGCCGTGCCGGGGCCAAACGCTGCCATCATGGCGCTGACACTTTCCGGCCTGCCACCGCACCCATTCATGTTTTCAGGATTCCTGCCCCCGCGTGAGGCCGCACGCAGGGAGGTGCTGGCGCAACTGCACGCAGCAGAATGCGCGGGGCTTGCCGCGACCCTGATCTGGCACGAAGCCCCGCACCGACTGGCGGAAATGCTGGCAACGCTGGCCGATGTGCTGGGCCCAGCCCGCCCGGCGGCTGTGGCACGCGAACTAACCAAACGCTTTGAGGAAGTGCGCCGGGGCACACTGGCCGACCTTGCCGCCCATTACGGCGAACACGCGGCACGCGGCGAGATTACCGTTGTGGTCGGCCCGCCGCTGGCCAGTGACAGCACGACCGACGACCTGGACAGCCAACTCCGGGCCGCACTGCGCACCCTGTCGGTCAAGGATGCAGCAGCACTGGTAGCGGGCATTACCAGCCTGCCGCGCCGTACCGTCTATGCCCGCGCGCTGGAACTGGCGCGCGGGGCATCCTGA
- a CDS encoding LolA family protein yields the protein MRFRPMFAICGLSCLLAGGALPPVACAQEQMAVGASDHDHALLEQVERHLDAISQLKARFRQTAPDGKESTGTAWIDRTNRRMRFQYDPPSPLLLVANHDQVVFNDSQLDQTTTMPMDKTPLGLLLRPRLQLSGDVTVTGLLHDGHMLNVTLVRTDSPGDGSMTLLFHDSPLRLRGWIIQDAQQETTRVDLLDITTSGGVPPDSLFSTDLPEH from the coding sequence ATGAGATTTCGCCCCATGTTTGCCATCTGTGGCCTGTCCTGCCTGCTGGCTGGTGGTGCGCTGCCGCCCGTGGCCTGTGCGCAGGAGCAGATGGCCGTTGGCGCCTCCGACCACGATCATGCGCTGCTGGAACAGGTGGAACGCCACCTTGATGCGATCAGCCAGCTCAAGGCCCGCTTCCGCCAGACCGCGCCAGATGGCAAGGAGAGCACCGGAACCGCCTGGATCGACCGGACGAATCGGCGCATGCGTTTCCAGTATGATCCGCCCAGTCCGCTTCTGCTGGTGGCCAACCATGATCAGGTCGTATTCAACGACAGCCAGCTTGACCAGACCACCACCATGCCCATGGACAAGACGCCCCTTGGCCTGCTGCTGCGCCCGCGCCTGCAGCTTTCAGGCGACGTGACGGTGACTGGGCTGTTGCATGATGGCCACATGCTCAATGTCACACTCGTGCGCACTGACAGCCCAGGTGATGGCAGCATGACGCTGCTCTTCCATGACAGCCCGCTGCGGCTACGTGGCTGGATCATTCAGGATGCCCAGCAGGAAACCACCCGCGTTGACCTGCTCGACATCACCACCAGCGGCGGTGTGCCACCGGATTCGCTGTTCAGTACCGACCTGCCTGAACATTAA
- the mbfA gene encoding iron exporter MbfA — protein sequence MRKFSSLSDQEILALAISNEEEDGRIYSDFAYALRENYPDTSKIFTDMSVEEDGHRRDLIDLYAQRFGPHIPLIRRQDIADFIVRKPAWQVQTQGIEAVRQHARHMEMDAARFYRQAALRTTDAATRKLLGDLAHAEDQHEQAANAIQDNRLPASKREGEDEDARRRFVLQVIQPGLVGLMDGSVSTLAPVFAAAFATHLPWNAFLVGMAASVGAGISMGFAEALSDDGKLSGRGAPLLRGVICGLMTTAGGIGHTLPFLISDFTAAMVAAMVVVVIELFVISWIRWRYQDTPFGSAVVQIVLGGLLVFAAGVLIGSS from the coding sequence ATGCGTAAATTCTCTTCCCTGTCCGATCAGGAAATACTCGCGCTCGCCATCTCCAATGAGGAGGAGGACGGTCGCATCTATTCCGATTTCGCTTATGCACTGCGTGAAAATTACCCTGATACATCAAAGATATTCACGGATATGTCGGTGGAGGAAGACGGTCATCGCCGTGACCTGATCGACCTGTATGCCCAGCGTTTTGGCCCCCATATCCCGCTTATCCGCCGGCAGGACATTGCCGATTTCATTGTGCGCAAGCCGGCATGGCAGGTGCAGACACAGGGAATCGAAGCCGTGCGCCAGCACGCCCGGCATATGGAGATGGATGCCGCCCGCTTCTACCGCCAGGCCGCCCTGCGCACGACTGATGCCGCCACCCGCAAACTTCTGGGTGACCTGGCTCATGCCGAGGACCAGCACGAGCAGGCGGCCAATGCGATACAGGATAACCGCCTGCCCGCCAGCAAGCGTGAAGGCGAGGACGAGGACGCCCGCCGTCGCTTCGTACTGCAGGTGATCCAGCCCGGTCTGGTGGGGCTTATGGATGGGTCGGTCTCCACGCTGGCGCCGGTGTTTGCGGCAGCGTTTGCCACCCACCTGCCGTGGAATGCCTTTCTGGTCGGCATGGCGGCCTCGGTCGGAGCCGGAATTTCCATGGGATTTGCCGAGGCACTGTCTGATGATGGCAAGCTGTCGGGCCGTGGGGCGCCGCTGCTGCGCGGAGTGATCTGCGGACTCATGACCACGGCGGGTGGGATCGGGCATACGCTGCCGTTCCTGATCAGCGATTTTACCGCCGCCATGGTGGCGGCGATGGTGGTGGTGGTGATCGAACTGTTCGTGATTTCGTGGATACGCTGGCGCTATCAGGACACGCCATTCGGTTCGGCTGTGGTGCAGATCGTGCTGGGTGGGCTGCTGGTGTTTGCAGCGGGGGTGCTGATTGGCAGTTCGTAA
- a CDS encoding glutamate--cysteine ligase, whose translation MSNPGAHNSNVIESFDQMVGLLAAGARPRAQWRIGTEHEKFGFVKPDAAGSGHKPWSSPPYAPRGIEALLRDLAVEQGGTQWQEIIDRGALIGLKGQAGAKGSSISLEPGGQFELSGAPLVSLHQTEAEMARHFSAIRPACAELGLGFAPLGFHPTATRADIPWMPKSRYAIMRNYMPKVGALGLDMMLRTCTVQVNLDFGSETDMARKMRVSLALQPVATALFASSPFYEGKPNGYLSNRARVWTDTDNARAGMPLLFMRDGFSFARYVDWLLDVPMYFIMHDGEMVDVAGCSFRAWLDGADLPGLPGVRPTMGDFEDHLTTAFPDVRLKQFLEMRGADAGSPAMMLAQSALWTGLLYDDATLHAAETLVCEHAWEDYVALRADVPRAGLDAPWAGGSLRPLAARMIELATDGLRARGLTDAQGRDETRYLAPLHEIAAGGPTQAEAWLAAYHGRWQGDVTRIFTEAAV comes from the coding sequence ATGTCGAATCCCGGCGCGCATAATTCAAACGTCATCGAATCATTTGACCAGATGGTCGGCCTGCTGGCCGCGGGTGCCCGCCCGCGCGCGCAATGGCGGATCGGCACAGAACATGAAAAATTCGGCTTCGTAAAACCCGATGCCGCAGGCTCCGGGCACAAGCCATGGTCATCCCCCCCCTACGCCCCGCGCGGGATCGAGGCGCTGCTGCGCGACCTGGCGGTGGAGCAGGGCGGCACGCAGTGGCAAGAGATTATCGACCGCGGTGCGCTGATCGGGCTGAAGGGCCAGGCAGGGGCGAAAGGCAGTTCCATATCGCTTGAGCCGGGGGGGCAGTTTGAACTCTCTGGCGCGCCGCTGGTCAGCCTGCACCAGACGGAAGCTGAAATGGCGCGCCATTTCAGCGCCATCCGTCCCGCCTGTGCCGAACTGGGGTTGGGCTTTGCCCCGCTGGGTTTCCACCCCACCGCAACCCGCGCCGATATTCCATGGATGCCCAAGAGCCGCTACGCCATCATGCGCAACTATATGCCCAAGGTGGGCGCGCTGGGGCTGGACATGATGCTGCGTACCTGCACCGTGCAGGTGAACCTCGATTTCGGGTCGGAGACAGACATGGCGCGCAAGATGCGCGTCTCCCTGGCATTGCAGCCTGTAGCGACGGCGCTGTTCGCGTCCTCTCCGTTCTATGAGGGAAAGCCCAACGGCTACCTGTCCAACCGCGCGCGCGTGTGGACCGATACTGACAATGCGCGCGCGGGCATGCCGCTGCTGTTCATGCGCGATGGCTTCAGCTTTGCGCGTTATGTGGACTGGCTGCTTGATGTGCCGATGTATTTCATCATGCATGATGGCGAGATGGTGGACGTGGCGGGCTGCTCTTTCCGTGCATGGCTGGATGGGGCAGACCTGCCCGGCCTGCCAGGCGTGCGCCCGACCATGGGGGATTTCGAGGACCACCTGACTACGGCTTTCCCTGACGTACGCCTCAAGCAGTTCCTTGAAATGCGCGGTGCCGATGCGGGTTCGCCCGCCATGATGCTGGCCCAGTCGGCATTGTGGACCGGCCTCCTGTATGATGACGCAACGCTCCATGCCGCCGAGACACTGGTGTGCGAACATGCGTGGGAAGACTATGTCGCCCTGCGTGCCGACGTGCCCCGGGCTGGACTGGATGCGCCCTGGGCGGGCGGCAGTCTGCGCCCGCTTGCCGCGCGCATGATCGAACTGGCGACCGACGGCCTGCGCGCCCGTGGCCTGACCGATGCGCAGGGGCGTGATGAGACCCGCTATCTGGCTCCGTTGCATGAAATTGCCGCAGGCGGCCCGACCCAGGCTGAAGCGTGGCTTGCCGCCTATCATGGGCGCTGGCAGGGCGATGTAACCCGTATCTTTACCGAAGCAGCAGTCTGA